The Desulfotignum phosphitoxidans DSM 13687 nucleotide sequence GAACATTCATCAGACAAACCCGTATTGGAGGTCAAAGACCTGGCCATTTCCTATCAGACCCGAAAACAACTGGTTCCTGCGGTCAGGGGTGTCAATTTCACCGTCAGACAGGGACAGACTGTGGGAGTGGTGGGGGAATCCGGATGCGGCAAAAGCACCATCGCCTTCGGCATTCTCGACTTTTTAGGGTCCAACGGCAAAGTGGTGGGAGGCAGCATCAAATTCATGGGCAAAGAAATGGTAGGCACCCCCAAGGCGGAACTGCGCAAAATCCGGGGCAACAACATCTCCATGGTATACCAGGATCCCATGCAGGCGTTAAACCCGTCTTTGACCATCGGGTCCCAGCTGACGGAAGTGCTCACGGCCCACACGGACATGCGCGAAAAAGAGGCCTGGGACCGGTGTATCGCCATGCTGGAACGAGTCTATATGCCGGATGCCGCCAATGTGATGAACCGGTATGTCCATATGATCTCCGGGGGCCAGCAGCAGCGGGTGGTGATCGCCATGGCGTTGCTCAACAACCCGTCGCTGCTGATCATGGACGAACCCACCACGGCCCTGGACGTGACCGTGGAAGCCGCCGTCCTGGACCTGGTAGAGGACCTGAAAAAAGATTTTAACACCGGTATCATTTTTATCACCCACAACCTGGGCGTGGTGGCCAAGGTGAGTGAGCGGCTGTGCGTCATGTATGCCGGCGAAATGGTGGAACAGGGTCCCATTGAAAAGCTGTTTGCCAACCCGGCCCATCCCTACACCCGGGGGTTGTTGTGCTGCGTCCCCCGCTTAGGGGACAGCCTGTCCAACAACCGGTTGTGGTCCATCCGGGGGCGGGTCCCGGATCCGGCGGAAAGGGATCTGGATGCCTGTATTTTCGCTCCCCGGTGTGACTGGCGTATCGAAGGCCGGCACCTGGAGGACAAAAGCCTGACCGCCCACTGCACCTCCCGGCATCCGGAACTGGTCTCCATATCCGACGATCACGTGTCCCGGTGCTTTCTGGGCAGAGAAACCCTGAAAGTCCCTTATGACGACTATGCCCGGGGACAGCGCGGGGCCGTGGTTCAAATCGAAGGGGATGACGATTTTTCCTCCATGGACACGTTGCTCAACATTCGCAACATGAAGCTGTGGTATCCGGAACAGAACCCGTCTCTGAAGGCCATTCTGGGTCTGGAGAAAAAATCCCATGTCAAGGCCGTGGACGATGTGTCGCTGAAGGTTCTCAAAGGCACCACCCTGGGCATTGTGGGGGAATCCGGCTGCGGCAAGAGCACCCTGGTCAAGGGCATCATCGGCCTGGAGGAACTGACGGACGGCGGCGTGGAACTCATGGGCATCGATCTGAACCTGCCGGCCCAGAAACGGGATCTGTCATTGATCCGGGAACTGCAGATGGTGTTCCAGAACCCGGATTCCACCCTGAATCCCTCCTACACCATCGGGGCCCAGATCGGCCGGCCCATCCAGAAGTTCAAAACCGTGCCCCGGAAAAAAGTGCGCAAGGAAGTGGAACGGCTGTTGCGGGCCGTCAAACTGGATGCCTATTATTATGAGCGGTATCCCCGGCAGCTGTCCGGCGGGGAAAAACAGCGGGTCGGCATTGCCAGGGCCCTGGCCAGCCGGCCGTCTCTGGTCATCTGCGATGAACCCGTATCGGCCCTGGATGTGTCCGTGGCTGCGGCTGTTTTGAACCTGCTCAATGAAATCAAGGAAGACATGGGGTCCACCATGATCTTCATTGCCCATGATTTGAGCGTGGTGCGGTTTATTTCCGATTTTGTGGCCGTGATGTATCTGGGAGAAATCGTGGAGTTCGGGCCGGTGGCCTCCATTTATCCGCCCCCGTATCACCCGTATTCCGAAGCATTGCTGTCTTCGGTTCCCATTCCCGATCCCACAGCCAAGCGCCAGTCCATTATTTTGTCCGGAGATGTGCCCAGCCCCACCAACCGGCCGTCCGGCTGCTGTTTCCATACCCGGTGTCCCAGAAAATCGGTACTGCCGGACAACGGTAAAATCTGTGAACAGGAAAAGCCCCGGTTTCAAAGGCTGCCCAACGGGCACAAGATCCTGTGCCATATTCCGGCGGATAAGCTCACGGAACTGGCCATGGAACGGGGAGATCAACGCATGATGCTGCCCACGGGCTGATTAAAAGGATTTTTGTCATGAACGATCTGTTGCAAACCATTGAGCCGGTTACCCTCATGGGTCCCGGTCCGTCCTGTGTGGACGCTTCCGTGCTGGCGGCCCTTTCAAAACCCACTTTAGGGCACCTGGATCCGTATTTCATAAAAATCATGGATACCATCAAGCAGCAGCTCAAAACCCTGCTGCACACCCGAAACGAGCTGACCCTTCCCATTTCCGGAACCGGTTCCGCCGGCATGGAATGCTGTTTTGTGAACCTCATTGAAAAAAATGATCCAGTCCTGATCCTGATCAACGGGGTGTTCGGCCGGCGCATGCAGGATGTGGCCACCCGGCTGGGGGCAAAGGTGGATACCCTGGAATTTGACTGGGGTACCCCGGTGATTGTGGATGTGGTACAGAAAGAATTGTCGAAAAAATCCTACAAACTGGTGGCCGTGGTCCATGCGGAAACCTCCACCGGGGTGCTGAATCCGGTGCCCGGTATCGGGGCTCTGCTCAAAGACAAAGACACCCTGTTTCTGGTGGATGCCGTGACCAGTCTGGGCGGGATGGAAATTCTCATGGACGACTGGGGGATCGATGTGTTTTACAGCGGCACCCAGAAATGTCTGTCCTGTCCCCCGGGCCTGTCACCCGTGTCTTTTTCTCCGGCCGCTGTGGCAGCGCTCCAGGCCCGGAAAACCAAAGTTCCCAACTGGTACCTGGACTTAAGCCTGATCATGAACTACTGGGAAGGGGCCACCCGGGCCTATCACCATACTGCGCCGGTCAACATGCTGTACGGGCTTTACCAGGCCCTTGGTCTGATCCTTGATGAAGGGGAATCCCACGTGTTTGAACGGCACATGGCAGCCCACCTTCAACTGGTCCGGGAACTGGACCTTTTGGGCCTGCGTATGCAGGTGGATGCCTCCTGCCGCCTGCCCATGCTCAATGCCGTCTGTATCCCGGAAGGGGTGGATGATGCAGAAATCAGAACCCGGCTTCTCAGCGAATATAAAATCGAGATCGGGGGAGGATTAGGGCCTCTGGCCGGCAAAATCTGGCGCATCGGCCTGATGGGACACACGGCCCGGCCGGAAAATGTGGACAAACTGATACAGGCCCTGGCAGCGGTTCTGCCGGACCGCACCGGCAATTAACGTGATCCGCACAATCCGGCGCCCTCTTTTATGAGATATCTGATCCTTGTTTCTGCTGTGATCATGCAGATGTGCCTGGGCGCCACCTATTCCTGGAGCGTTTATGTCCAGCCCCTCAGAGATATCACCGGCCTGGCCCAGGGGCCGGTTCAGGGGCCGTTTACCGTGTTTTATTTTGTTTTTCCTTTCACCATGATGCTTGCCGGCGGATGGCTGCCGAGAATCGGTCCCCGCATCAGCGCCATGGCCGGGGGATTGCTGTTCGGCGGCGGCTGGATCCTGGCCGGACTGGGCAGTCATCACTTTTTTTTCACCATTCTGGGAATCGGCGGTCTGGCCGGCATTGGCGCCGGCATGGCCTATATCGTGCCCATTGCCGTGTGTATCCGGTGGTTTCCGAAATCCAAAGGCCTTGTCACCGGCATTGCCGTGGCCGGATTCGGAGGCGGGGCCGCGCTGGTGAGCCAGGCCGGCGGTTTTCTGATCACCCGTCTGGGGTATACCCCGTTTCAGACATTTTTTGTGTTCGGCATCCTGTTTTTATGTCTGGTGGGGGTGGCCGGCAGTGTGATGCGGTTTCCCGCATCTGAAACAAAACCCAGGTCCCGGTCAATGCTCCGGCCGGGGCAGGTGCTGGGGCATGCCAATTTCAAATTACTGTATCTGGCCATGTTCATGGGACTGGCTGCGGGATTTGCCGTGAACGCCAACCTCAAGGAAATTTTTCACAATACCGGCGATACGGCCCAGATCGGTATCACAGCCGTGTCGTTGTTTGCCCTGGCCAATGCCGCCGGCCGGGTAATCTGGGGGATGATTTTTGACCGGATTTCGGCTGCGTCCGCCATCCAGGCCAACCTGATCTGCCAGGCACTTGTGCTGGCAGCAACCCCGCTTCTGGCCGCATCGGTTCCCGGGTTCTGGGCGTTTGCCCTGTTCACGGGATTCAATTATGGCGGGGTTCTGGTGATTTATGTGTCCAGTGCGGCCAGAAGCTGGGGATCTGAGCATGTTTCCCGGGTTTACGGCTGGCTGTTCACCGCCAATATCCCGGCGGCATTGTCTCCGATCCTGGCCGGGTTTATGTTTGACAGGTTCCATGATTTCACCCCGGCCCTGGGCGGGCTGGCGCTGCTGCTGGCGGTCACGGCGGTTCTGATCCGGTACCAGACCAAACGGATCAATGACCGGATTACCCCTATTTCAGCTGACTGTCCTTGCTGCCCCGGCGGTTGAACAAACGGACCCCGGAGTCGTTTTTCTCCATTTCCGATTGACAATGGACACACAGTCTGACTCCGGGAAGGGCCTTTCTCCGGGCCTCGGGGATCTTCTCTTCGCACACGTCGCAATGGGTTCTGCTTTCACCACGGCCCAGCCGATCTCTGGCCTGTTTGACCGCATCCGCCACACTGGCATCGATCTGTTCCTGAACCGCCCCGTCTCTTGCCCATCCGACTGCCATGCCTTACTCCTGTTTCTGTCGATTTTCACCAATTGGCTTGAGTCAATATAATCACCCCCTCACCCATTTGCAAGCAGATCCGGCCATATCATGGGCACAGTAAACAAGGGCTGCAAGTTTATTGATTTACATTCCCACGGGAACATGGTAGAAAATCTTATGAAAACAGTCCATTCCATACATTTCGCAGATGCCCGCCGCATGACACAACTGGCAGACAACAGTATCGATCTGATGGTAACCTCCCCGCCTTATCCCATGATCGAGATGTGGGATAATCTGTTTCAAAAATTGGATTCCAGTGTCAAAAAATGTCTGTCCAGACGGGACGGCCCGGCCGCGTTCGAAGCCATGCACCGGCTCCTGGACCCGGTGTGGCAGGAAAGCTTCCGGGTGCTTAAGCCCGGCGGATTTGCCTGTATCAATATCGGAGATGCCACCCGGACCATTGACGACCATTTCGCCCTGTACACCAACCATGCAAGAATCCTGTCCGCCGCCACACAGATTGGATTCACCAGCCTGCCCTGCATCATCTGGCGCAAGCAGACCAATGCCCCCAACAAGTTCATGGGATCGGGCATGCTCCCGGCCGGGGCTTATGTCACCCTGGAACATGAATATATCCTGATTTTACGAAAAAACGGCAGGCGGGAATTCAAAACCGCAGAAGACAAACAGCGGCGCAGAGAAAGCGCGATTTTCTGGGAAGAGCGAAACCACTGGTTTTCCGATGTATGGTTTGACCTCAAAGGCACGACCCAGACCCTGGCCGATGCCCGGGAAAGAAAACGCAGCGCCGCCTTTCCCTTTGAGCTGGCATACCGCCTGATCAACATGTTTTCTCTCCTGACCGACCCGGTGCTGGACCCGTTCATGGGTACGGGGACCACCATGGCCGCTGCCATGGCCGCGGGCCGGTGCAGTGTGGGGTATGAAGCGGACAAAAACCTGATCCCCGCGGTTCACAAAACGGTCCGGGGTGTGATGCTGCCCACGGATCAGGCCGCAGCCAGGCGGCTGATTCAGCACCAGACCTTTGTGGAACAACGCTTGGCAGCGGACAAGCCGTTGAAATATATCAATGAACCCTATGGATTCCCCGTGGTTACCAACCAGGAGCGATGGTTACGCCTGCATGTGCCTGCCGATCTGATTCAAGCGGATGAAACCCGGTTTCAGGTCACCCACGATATGGCCCCAATGCCATTCAAATACAACCTTTTTGACAACTGACACAATGACTGGAACATAACCGGACAAAGGGGCAAGAAAAATGGTATCACCGGCATCGGAAAAATCGGTCCGGCAGATGTACAAGGAAACCCGGCTGGCCCAGAAACGCCTGGACACCCTGCTCCGGTTCCTGCCGGATCCCGTGTTTGCCTTTACCTTGAACAATACCGTTGAATATGTCAACCCGGCCTTTGAGCGGGTGTTTGGATGGAAATTGACAGAGATCCGGGGAAAAAACATCCCTTTTGTCCCGGATCACCTGCTGGAACAGGCCAGACAGGGCATGAAGCAGCTGTATGAAAACCGCACGGTCATGGATTTTGAAACCCAGCGGTACACCCGGGACGGCCGGCTGCTGGACATTCTGATCAACGGGGCCATTCTGTACGATGAAGATGACACCCCCATGGGCCAGGTTTTGATTTTACGGGATATTACCTTTGAAAAACGCATGGCCAAAACCAACCGGATCATGTTTGACATCTCCAATGCCCTGCACACCTATCACAAGCTCGGGGACCTGGTGACCATCATCACGGCGGAAATCCAGAAGCTGGTGAACGTGGAAGGGGCGTTCATCCTGCTGGCGGACAGAAAAACCGATGAGCTGTATTTTTTCTCCGCCCGGTTCAAGGATGCGGCATCCGGCAACAAATTCAAGAAACTCCGGTTTCCGGCGGACCAGGGAGTGTCCGGCCATGTCTTTAAGACCGGCAAACCCCTGCTGATCCCGGATATCTCCCAATGTGATTTTTACCTGCGCCGGGTGGACGAGGAAACTGATCTGGTGGCCCAAAACATGCTGTCCGTGCCCATCAAGCTCAAGGACCGGGTCATCGGTGTGGTATCGGTGGTGAACAAACTTCAGGGCCAGTTCGACGACACGGACACGGATCAGCTGATGATGGTGGCCAGCACCGTGGCCCTGCCCATTGAAAACACCCGGATCCATGAAGAGCTGGAGCAGTCCTACACAGATCTGAAAATCCTCAATCAGGCCAAAGACAAGGTGATCAATCATCTGGCCCATGAGCTCAAGACCCCGGTATCCGTGGTGGATGCCGCCATGAAACTCTTAGAAAAAAAATTGGCGGCCAAAGGAA carries:
- a CDS encoding dipeptide ABC transporter ATP-binding protein gives rise to the protein MEHSSDKPVLEVKDLAISYQTRKQLVPAVRGVNFTVRQGQTVGVVGESGCGKSTIAFGILDFLGSNGKVVGGSIKFMGKEMVGTPKAELRKIRGNNISMVYQDPMQALNPSLTIGSQLTEVLTAHTDMREKEAWDRCIAMLERVYMPDAANVMNRYVHMISGGQQQRVVIAMALLNNPSLLIMDEPTTALDVTVEAAVLDLVEDLKKDFNTGIIFITHNLGVVAKVSERLCVMYAGEMVEQGPIEKLFANPAHPYTRGLLCCVPRLGDSLSNNRLWSIRGRVPDPAERDLDACIFAPRCDWRIEGRHLEDKSLTAHCTSRHPELVSISDDHVSRCFLGRETLKVPYDDYARGQRGAVVQIEGDDDFSSMDTLLNIRNMKLWYPEQNPSLKAILGLEKKSHVKAVDDVSLKVLKGTTLGIVGESGCGKSTLVKGIIGLEELTDGGVELMGIDLNLPAQKRDLSLIRELQMVFQNPDSTLNPSYTIGAQIGRPIQKFKTVPRKKVRKEVERLLRAVKLDAYYYERYPRQLSGGEKQRVGIARALASRPSLVICDEPVSALDVSVAAAVLNLLNEIKEDMGSTMIFIAHDLSVVRFISDFVAVMYLGEIVEFGPVASIYPPPYHPYSEALLSSVPIPDPTAKRQSIILSGDVPSPTNRPSGCCFHTRCPRKSVLPDNGKICEQEKPRFQRLPNGHKILCHIPADKLTELAMERGDQRMMLPTG
- a CDS encoding pyridoxal-phosphate-dependent aminotransferase family protein; the protein is MNDLLQTIEPVTLMGPGPSCVDASVLAALSKPTLGHLDPYFIKIMDTIKQQLKTLLHTRNELTLPISGTGSAGMECCFVNLIEKNDPVLILINGVFGRRMQDVATRLGAKVDTLEFDWGTPVIVDVVQKELSKKSYKLVAVVHAETSTGVLNPVPGIGALLKDKDTLFLVDAVTSLGGMEILMDDWGIDVFYSGTQKCLSCPPGLSPVSFSPAAVAALQARKTKVPNWYLDLSLIMNYWEGATRAYHHTAPVNMLYGLYQALGLILDEGESHVFERHMAAHLQLVRELDLLGLRMQVDASCRLPMLNAVCIPEGVDDAEIRTRLLSEYKIEIGGGLGPLAGKIWRIGLMGHTARPENVDKLIQALAAVLPDRTGN
- a CDS encoding MFS transporter, which produces MRYLILVSAVIMQMCLGATYSWSVYVQPLRDITGLAQGPVQGPFTVFYFVFPFTMMLAGGWLPRIGPRISAMAGGLLFGGGWILAGLGSHHFFFTILGIGGLAGIGAGMAYIVPIAVCIRWFPKSKGLVTGIAVAGFGGGAALVSQAGGFLITRLGYTPFQTFFVFGILFLCLVGVAGSVMRFPASETKPRSRSMLRPGQVLGHANFKLLYLAMFMGLAAGFAVNANLKEIFHNTGDTAQIGITAVSLFALANAAGRVIWGMIFDRISAASAIQANLICQALVLAATPLLAASVPGFWAFALFTGFNYGGVLVIYVSSAARSWGSEHVSRVYGWLFTANIPAALSPILAGFMFDRFHDFTPALGGLALLLAVTAVLIRYQTKRINDRITPISADCPCCPGG
- a CDS encoding DksA/TraR family C4-type zinc finger protein, which encodes MAVGWARDGAVQEQIDASVADAVKQARDRLGRGESRTHCDVCEEKIPEARRKALPGVRLCVHCQSEMEKNDSGVRLFNRRGSKDSQLK
- a CDS encoding DNA-methyltransferase codes for the protein MKTVHSIHFADARRMTQLADNSIDLMVTSPPYPMIEMWDNLFQKLDSSVKKCLSRRDGPAAFEAMHRLLDPVWQESFRVLKPGGFACINIGDATRTIDDHFALYTNHARILSAATQIGFTSLPCIIWRKQTNAPNKFMGSGMLPAGAYVTLEHEYILILRKNGRREFKTAEDKQRRRESAIFWEERNHWFSDVWFDLKGTTQTLADARERKRSAAFPFELAYRLINMFSLLTDPVLDPFMGTGTTMAAAMAAGRCSVGYEADKNLIPAVHKTVRGVMLPTDQAAARRLIQHQTFVEQRLAADKPLKYINEPYGFPVVTNQERWLRLHVPADLIQADETRFQVTHDMAPMPFKYNLFDN
- a CDS encoding sensor histidine kinase → MVSPASEKSVRQMYKETRLAQKRLDTLLRFLPDPVFAFTLNNTVEYVNPAFERVFGWKLTEIRGKNIPFVPDHLLEQARQGMKQLYENRTVMDFETQRYTRDGRLLDILINGAILYDEDDTPMGQVLILRDITFEKRMAKTNRIMFDISNALHTYHKLGDLVTIITAEIQKLVNVEGAFILLADRKTDELYFFSARFKDAASGNKFKKLRFPADQGVSGHVFKTGKPLLIPDISQCDFYLRRVDEETDLVAQNMLSVPIKLKDRVIGVVSVVNKLQGQFDDTDTDQLMMVASTVALPIENTRIHEELEQSYTDLKILNQAKDKVINHLAHELKTPVSVVDAAMKLLEKKLAAKGIRDKKIETIIGRARRNLRRILNIQFEVEDLLKKKQFTAFHILTRLIDACVDELALLTEIQAQDETRTGNADMMTGVRQAVEKIFGPHRLTRQTIHLDQYMARHLERLAPDFAFRRLTLETGLEKTHLVHMPEEILDIIVTGLVRNAVEYTPDGGKIQIQVFSKNNRPTLVIQDYGIGFTPEKLRLIFENYFTPPDSSEYTTKQPFEFNAGGRGFDLLRIKLFSERYNFTLDIDATRCRFIPADTDTCPGDIRRCRFCTTPDDCLNSGATTVTLIF